A genomic window from Paenibacillus sp. FSL K6-0276 includes:
- a CDS encoding cold shock domain-containing protein yields the protein MKGTVKWFNAEKGYGFLQVEGGEDVFVHFSAIQGDGFKTLDEGQEVEFDITDGNRGPQAENVVKL from the coding sequence TTGAAAGGTACAGTAAAATGGTTTAACGCAGAAAAAGGTTATGGTTTTCTTCAAGTAGAAGGCGGCGAAGATGTATTCGTACACTTCTCAGCAATTCAAGGTGACGGATTCAAAACTTTGGACGAAGGTCAAGAAGTAGAATTCGATATCACTGATGGTAATCGTGGACCGCAAGCTGAAAACGTAGTAAAATTATAA
- a CDS encoding M42 family metallopeptidase → MTIQPNEDYILSILKKLLDTPSPSGFTAQVMNLVAEEAAALNVPLSWNEKGGVILTVPGLDPSRTIGISAHVDTLGGMVRSVKSNGTLRLTSVGGFAMHSIENEYCVIHTRSGKAYTGTILTSHPSVHVYPDARDFKRSEENMEVRIDELVSSKEDVLKLGISVGDFISFDARAVITPSGYIKSRHLDDKASVAALLGLLESIKREGWRPLHNLSFLISNYEEVGHGTAWIPGDINEMIAVDMGAMGDDLSCKETDVSICAKDSSGPYDYAMTGRLIELADALAIPYAVDVYPMYGSDASAALRGGNNIRAALIGPGVHASHSMERTHKQAVVNTAKLLAAYVGTN, encoded by the coding sequence ATTACCATTCAACCTAATGAAGATTACATACTTTCGATCCTTAAAAAATTGCTTGATACACCGAGCCCCAGCGGCTTCACAGCACAAGTGATGAATCTTGTAGCCGAAGAAGCGGCAGCACTGAATGTACCGTTAAGCTGGAATGAAAAAGGCGGCGTTATTCTTACCGTCCCTGGCCTTGACCCTTCGCGTACTATCGGCATCAGCGCTCACGTGGATACACTTGGAGGCATGGTTCGCTCTGTTAAATCCAATGGTACACTGCGATTGACCTCTGTTGGTGGCTTTGCCATGCACAGCATTGAGAATGAATACTGCGTGATCCATACCCGTAGCGGCAAAGCCTATACAGGAACCATCTTAACCAGCCATCCATCTGTTCACGTATATCCAGATGCTCGTGACTTCAAACGTTCAGAGGAAAACATGGAGGTACGTATTGATGAGCTGGTTTCTTCCAAAGAAGATGTACTCAAGCTTGGCATCTCCGTTGGTGATTTCATATCCTTCGATGCACGTGCGGTGATTACGCCTAGCGGATATATTAAATCCCGTCATCTCGACGACAAGGCGAGCGTTGCTGCCCTTCTTGGACTTTTGGAAAGTATTAAACGTGAAGGCTGGAGACCTCTCCATAATCTTTCCTTCCTCATCTCCAACTACGAGGAAGTAGGTCACGGTACAGCTTGGATTCCTGGTGACATCAATGAAATGATAGCAGTCGATATGGGCGCCATGGGAGACGATCTTAGCTGTAAAGAAACCGATGTATCTATCTGTGCAAAAGACTCTTCAGGACCGTACGATTATGCTATGACAGGCCGTTTAATTGAACTGGCAGATGCACTCGCTATTCCTTATGCCGTTGATGTATATCCAATGTACGGCTCTGATGCTTCGGCTGCTCTGCGGGGCGGCAACAATATTCGTGCAGCACTGATTGGCCCAGGCGTACATGCCTCCCACTCCATGGAACGTACACATAAGCAAGCTGTAGTAAACACTGCTAAGCTTCTCGCTGCTTATGTGGGTACTAACTGA
- the pfkA gene encoding 6-phosphofructokinase: MSKIKKIAVLTSGGDSQGMNAAVRAVVRSALYFGIEVYGVQRGYQGLLNRDIFPMDLRSVGDIIQRGGTILQSARCLEFTKPEGQQKGADILNEMGIDGLVVIGGDGSYKGANKLSKLGIKTMALPGTIDNDISYTDYTIGFDTAVGVVVDAINKLRDTMSSHERSSIVEVMGRHCGDIALHAGLASGAETILVPEMPYDLNEVADRMRDNFIRGKRHSIVIVAEGVGKGEDVAQALKDRHASLDARVTVLGHIQRGGTPTPGDRNLASRLGDFAVRKLIEGESDKACGIIKGELALTDIDLVVNTKKDFDVELYELASRLSQ; this comes from the coding sequence ATGTCAAAAATCAAAAAAATTGCAGTACTGACTAGTGGTGGAGATTCACAAGGTATGAACGCCGCTGTTCGTGCGGTTGTAAGAAGCGCACTTTATTTCGGTATCGAAGTCTATGGTGTGCAACGTGGATATCAAGGACTTCTGAATCGTGATATCTTCCCTATGGATCTTCGCAGTGTAGGCGACATTATTCAACGCGGAGGCACAATTCTGCAATCTGCAAGATGTCTGGAGTTCACAAAGCCAGAAGGTCAGCAAAAGGGCGCGGATATTCTTAATGAAATGGGCATCGATGGCTTAGTTGTTATCGGTGGAGATGGTTCTTATAAAGGCGCTAATAAACTAAGTAAACTCGGTATCAAGACGATGGCTTTGCCGGGAACTATTGATAATGATATTTCCTACACGGACTACACCATTGGGTTTGATACAGCGGTTGGTGTCGTTGTAGACGCCATTAACAAGCTGCGTGACACTATGTCCTCCCATGAGCGTTCTTCAATTGTAGAAGTTATGGGACGTCACTGTGGAGATATCGCGCTACATGCGGGTCTGGCTTCTGGAGCAGAAACGATTCTTGTACCAGAAATGCCATATGACTTGAATGAAGTTGCTGATCGGATGCGCGACAACTTTATCAGAGGTAAACGTCACAGTATCGTAATTGTTGCAGAGGGCGTAGGTAAAGGTGAAGATGTGGCACAAGCGCTGAAAGATCGTCATGCTTCCCTGGATGCACGTGTTACTGTACTTGGACATATTCAACGTGGAGGAACACCAACCCCTGGAGACCGGAACCTCGCTAGCCGTCTTGGCGATTTTGCCGTACGTAAGCTAATTGAAGGTGAATCCGATAAAGCCTGCGGTATCATCAAGGGTGAACTAGCCCTTACAGATATCGATCTTGTAGTGAATACGAAGAAGGACTTTGACGTAGAGTTGTACGAGCTTGCATCCCGTCTTTCTCAATAA
- a CDS encoding tetraprenyl-beta-curcumene synthase family protein, whose translation MSELEQGRYLSPRGPLGLMNRVYKYVLPEVRECLHFWRQDANGIPDPELRKQALASIETKEFHCIGGGIYAAGNLSMRHILIPLIVAYQTISDYLDNLCDRSTSLDPADFRLLHQSMLDAIDPNADPVNYYALRDEQNDGGYLYRLVRKCQEMISLLPGYAAAAAEIRDLAVLYTDLQVYKHIRPELREIALKEWWEQQGSRAPHLHWNEFAAATGSTLGVFMLFLSACDPKLSKSSSESIRAAYFPHVCGLHIMLDYLIDQEEDRAGGDLNFCNYYDDTDTMLSRIASMVEWARKDVRDLPESSMHRMVIEGLLALYLSDPKVSEQREVRTVSKSLMRGSPLTRLFFFANSRWIRNRFL comes from the coding sequence TTGAGTGAATTAGAGCAAGGCCGTTACCTTAGCCCGCGTGGTCCATTAGGGCTTATGAACAGGGTCTATAAGTACGTGCTGCCTGAAGTGAGAGAATGTCTCCACTTCTGGCGCCAAGATGCGAATGGGATTCCCGATCCCGAGCTCCGGAAGCAAGCACTTGCCAGCATTGAGACGAAAGAGTTTCATTGCATAGGTGGAGGTATTTATGCCGCCGGCAATTTATCGATGAGACATATACTTATTCCGCTTATTGTTGCTTATCAAACTATCAGTGATTATCTAGATAACTTATGTGATCGCAGTACTTCGCTTGATCCTGCAGATTTCAGGCTGCTGCATCAATCTATGCTGGATGCCATTGATCCAAACGCTGATCCTGTTAATTATTATGCGCTTCGTGATGAACAGAATGACGGTGGATATTTGTACAGGCTGGTTCGAAAATGCCAAGAGATGATCTCATTGTTGCCAGGTTATGCCGCTGCTGCAGCGGAGATCCGTGATTTGGCAGTGCTGTATACAGATTTGCAGGTATATAAGCATATCCGCCCGGAGCTCAGGGAAATCGCCCTGAAGGAATGGTGGGAGCAGCAGGGAAGCCGTGCTCCGCATCTGCACTGGAACGAGTTTGCCGCTGCGACGGGCTCTACGTTAGGCGTATTCATGCTGTTTCTATCCGCTTGTGATCCGAAGCTAAGTAAATCTTCTTCGGAATCGATCCGTGCTGCGTACTTTCCACATGTGTGTGGTTTGCATATTATGCTGGATTATTTAATTGATCAGGAAGAGGACCGAGCAGGCGGTGATCTTAATTTCTGCAATTATTATGACGACACGGATACGATGCTAAGTCGCATCGCTTCCATGGTTGAGTGGGCCCGGAAGGATGTACGTGATCTTCCAGAGTCATCCATGCATCGTATGGTGATTGAGGGATTGCTGGCACTTTATTTATCTGATCCGAAAGTTAGCGAACAGCGGGAAGTTCGCACTGTGTCTAAGAGCCTAATGAGAGGAAGTCCGCTTACCAGGCTGTTCTTCTTCGCTAATAGCCGCTGGATACGCAATCGTTTTCTGTAA
- a CDS encoding tetratricopeptide repeat protein — protein sequence MENQLKAAVALRNEGKAEEARMILLELYEQNANDAELLYQLAWTHDVLGLEREAVPFYEKSLALDLPSEQRVGALLGLGSTYRTLGEYDYSKAILEQAVREYPENKEFPVFLAMTKHNLGDHSLAMGMLLKLLAETSSDEGIRSYSKAISYYSDKLEQVWE from the coding sequence ATGGAAAATCAACTCAAGGCTGCTGTAGCCCTGCGAAATGAAGGTAAAGCTGAAGAAGCCAGGATGATACTGTTAGAGTTATATGAGCAGAATGCTAATGACGCAGAACTTCTGTATCAATTGGCATGGACCCATGATGTGCTCGGTCTGGAACGCGAGGCAGTGCCCTTTTATGAGAAAAGTTTAGCACTAGACTTACCTTCGGAGCAGAGAGTCGGCGCACTATTGGGACTGGGCAGCACATACCGAACACTCGGAGAATATGATTACTCCAAAGCAATTCTAGAGCAGGCCGTTCGCGAGTACCCAGAGAATAAGGAATTTCCTGTGTTCCTTGCGATGACCAAGCATAACCTTGGAGATCATAGTCTGGCTATGGGGATGTTACTTAAATTGCTGGCAGAAACCTCATCAGATGAAGGAATAAGAAGTTATAGTAAGGCCATTTCATATTATTCAGATAAGCTAGAGCAAGTCTGGGAATGA
- a CDS encoding ABC-F family ATP-binding cassette domain-containing protein, with the protein MNIMTVEHLSKSYGEKVLFSDASFGMDDRDKIGLIGVNGTGKSTFLRIIAGLDSPDGGQIAIGNNVRVQYLAQNPPYEPTNTVLQQVFAGDDPDLATMREYMETMSLLEKQPGNAELEGKLVRIGQAIDAAGTWHLESEAKSVLTKLGIVKFDALMDTLSGGQRKRVALAAALITPSELLILDEPTNHIDTDSVAWLEQYLQKRRGALLMVTHDRYFLERVASVMLELDGGQLYRYEANYSRFLELKADREEREASAEQKRKNLLRTELAWIRRGAKARSTKQKARIDRFEKLKESTGSSSNGSLDISVASTRLGRKIIEINDLSKSLDGRQLIKDLTYIAVPQDRVGIVGPNGSGKSTLLNLIAGMLQPDKGEVQLGATVKLGYFTQEHQDMDVSMRAIEYVKEEAEVIRTADGSVITAGQMLERFLFPPAMQWTPISKLSGGEKRRLYLLRVLMGAPNVLLLDEPTNDLDIGTLAVLEDYLDEFPGVVFTVSHDRYFLDRTIDKLIAFENGEIRLHVGDYTEYEEWLAKNVPSRNAESNKEDGNAKRKETADTGSNSAASSAPKTKLKFSFKEQREYEGIDEQIELAEQRLTDISAEMEAAFADSGRLQELVEEQRLAETELERLMERWTYLNELAEQIAGKA; encoded by the coding sequence ATGAATATTATGACCGTGGAACATCTTTCCAAGAGTTATGGAGAGAAAGTACTCTTTAGTGATGCTTCATTTGGTATGGACGATCGGGATAAAATTGGCTTGATCGGTGTGAATGGAACGGGTAAATCAACGTTTTTACGTATAATTGCCGGTCTGGATTCTCCGGATGGTGGGCAAATTGCGATCGGAAATAATGTACGAGTGCAATACTTGGCACAGAATCCTCCTTATGAACCGACAAATACGGTATTACAACAAGTCTTCGCCGGAGATGATCCAGACCTTGCGACAATGCGCGAGTATATGGAGACGATGTCACTCCTTGAAAAACAGCCAGGCAATGCAGAACTGGAAGGTAAATTGGTGCGGATTGGACAGGCTATCGACGCCGCAGGTACTTGGCATTTGGAGAGTGAAGCCAAAAGCGTTCTTACTAAGCTAGGCATAGTGAAGTTCGATGCGCTGATGGATACGCTGTCTGGTGGTCAACGGAAACGTGTAGCACTAGCAGCTGCCCTGATTACTCCATCTGAGCTATTGATTCTGGATGAGCCTACGAACCATATTGATACGGATTCCGTGGCTTGGTTAGAGCAATATTTACAGAAACGGCGCGGCGCCCTTTTAATGGTTACGCATGATCGATACTTCTTGGAGCGTGTCGCAAGTGTCATGCTAGAGCTGGATGGTGGCCAGTTATATCGTTATGAAGCCAATTATTCTCGCTTTCTGGAGCTAAAAGCCGACCGTGAAGAGCGTGAAGCCTCTGCGGAGCAGAAGCGTAAGAACCTGCTTCGGACGGAGCTTGCTTGGATTCGTCGCGGAGCCAAGGCTCGTTCAACGAAACAGAAGGCCAGAATCGACCGCTTTGAGAAGCTGAAAGAAAGTACAGGAAGTAGTTCGAACGGTTCGCTGGATATTTCGGTGGCCTCGACACGTTTGGGTCGCAAGATCATTGAAATCAACGATTTGTCGAAATCGCTGGATGGTCGTCAACTAATTAAAGACTTAACCTATATTGCTGTACCACAGGATCGTGTAGGTATCGTAGGCCCGAATGGTAGTGGTAAATCAACACTGCTGAATCTGATTGCAGGTATGCTGCAGCCGGATAAGGGAGAGGTTCAGCTTGGCGCCACGGTTAAGTTGGGTTACTTTACGCAAGAACATCAGGATATGGATGTCAGCATGCGAGCCATTGAATATGTGAAGGAAGAAGCGGAAGTGATACGTACGGCTGACGGTAGCGTAATTACGGCTGGCCAAATGCTCGAACGATTCTTGTTCCCTCCTGCCATGCAGTGGACACCGATCTCGAAACTATCCGGGGGCGAAAAAAGACGTCTGTATCTACTTCGTGTATTGATGGGGGCACCTAACGTACTGCTATTGGATGAGCCTACTAACGACTTGGATATTGGTACGTTGGCTGTTTTAGAAGATTATTTGGATGAATTCCCAGGCGTTGTTTTCACCGTATCACATGACCGCTATTTCTTGGATCGCACTATAGATAAGCTGATTGCTTTTGAAAATGGAGAAATCCGCCTTCATGTTGGAGATTATACCGAGTATGAAGAATGGCTGGCCAAAAATGTTCCCTCGCGCAATGCGGAATCGAACAAAGAGGACGGAAATGCAAAGCGCAAAGAGACTGCAGACACTGGTAGTAACTCAGCGGCATCATCAGCTCCCAAGACCAAACTCAAATTCAGCTTTAAAGAACAGCGTGAATATGAAGGAATTGACGAGCAAATCGAGCTTGCGGAGCAGCGTTTGACTGATATTAGTGCGGAGATGGAAGCAGCGTTTGCTGACTCTGGGAGACTGCAGGAGTTAGTTGAAGAGCAGCGGCTTGCCGAAACCGAACTGGAGCGTCTGATGGAACGCTGGACCTATCTGAACGAGCTTGCAGAGCAAATCGCTGGTAAAGCATAA
- a CDS encoding MFS transporter codes for MFLKRTGSPYSDQNWLRSFLFTIYGTSVLVVSYFPLFYTHLGFSSSQVGYLYSLGPLISILSNLFWSMISDKLGTIRKIMFILLAGQLVTGLLLARATEFSTVMLILSFFYFFYYPVFPLADTMAIKIAERHGRNFISIRVFGSLGYSFFALTVGYTLRALGATWSLTLCIIIIIIALLITIGLKDVKKPAPELPKQEDLTAESGKKEHGLKDILLQKEVLWFFGCVFVLALGHRMNEAFLTISLKQLGAGEEVIGWALLASALSEIPVLFILGRYGDRFKELPLLALASLMYALRFLLMSLADHPGSMIAIQAMHSLSFGVFFVTSVRYITRIIPDRLRATGLAIYTVVWSSAAGLLSGTFGGMIYQDAGRPTFYMVAVGFSVLAFIGFLGQHLLDSNRDSIRYFKKRSKKTSL; via the coding sequence ATGTTTTTAAAACGGACCGGCAGCCCTTACAGTGATCAAAACTGGCTGCGTTCCTTTCTATTTACGATTTATGGCACCAGCGTTCTTGTAGTATCATACTTTCCTTTATTCTACACACATCTAGGATTTAGCAGTTCTCAGGTGGGCTACTTGTATTCCCTTGGCCCCCTCATCTCCATCCTATCCAATCTCTTCTGGAGTATGATAAGTGATAAGCTAGGTACCATTCGAAAGATCATGTTTATTTTACTTGCGGGTCAATTAGTAACCGGACTTCTATTAGCCAGAGCTACCGAATTTTCTACCGTTATGCTTATTTTGTCCTTTTTCTACTTCTTCTATTACCCTGTTTTTCCGCTTGCTGATACAATGGCAATCAAAATTGCGGAACGACACGGGCGAAACTTCATTTCAATTCGCGTATTTGGCTCATTAGGCTATTCCTTCTTTGCTTTAACAGTCGGTTACACTCTAAGAGCTTTAGGGGCTACTTGGAGTCTTACCTTGTGTATAATTATCATTATAATCGCGCTTCTAATTACAATTGGACTAAAGGATGTCAAAAAGCCTGCTCCGGAGCTTCCCAAACAGGAAGATCTTACCGCTGAATCCGGCAAGAAAGAGCACGGGCTTAAAGATATTCTGTTGCAAAAAGAGGTACTATGGTTTTTTGGATGTGTCTTTGTACTCGCGCTGGGCCATAGAATGAACGAAGCTTTTCTCACCATCAGTTTAAAGCAACTAGGCGCTGGTGAGGAAGTGATCGGTTGGGCATTGCTCGCTTCGGCACTCAGTGAAATCCCTGTATTATTTATACTGGGCAGATACGGCGACAGATTTAAAGAACTGCCCTTGCTGGCCTTAGCAAGTCTCATGTATGCCCTTCGTTTCCTACTAATGTCGCTCGCTGATCATCCAGGCTCGATGATCGCGATTCAAGCCATGCATAGTCTATCATTCGGCGTCTTTTTCGTAACATCTGTCCGTTATATCACTCGGATTATTCCTGATCGGCTCCGGGCCACCGGTCTTGCAATCTATACGGTCGTGTGGTCAAGTGCAGCTGGACTTCTTAGTGGTACATTTGGTGGAATGATCTATCAAGATGCGGGACGCCCCACCTTTTATATGGTAGCTGTGGGCTTCAGTGTTCTTGCCTTTATAGGTTTTCTAGGACAACATTTATTGGATTCCAATCGAGATTCGATTCGTTATTTCAAGAAAAGAAGCAAAAAAACTTCACTATAA
- a CDS encoding MATE family efflux transporter — translation MIQTTSLKQKAGQFFHILFPILVTQIALSAITFFDTNMSGKFGTADLAGVAIGTSLWIPIQTGLSGILMGITPIVSQLIGSKKDKDVAYQVTQGIWLSLIVSVIVLLIGSLALSPILNFMNLEPTVRDVAFRFLSAISFGIIPLFGYTVLRSCIDALGQTRVSMFITLIALPVNVGLNYLLIFGKFGFPRLGGVGAGVASAITYWVIFSVALLFIYRSEPFVNLRIFRKFYFISLKSFKDLLKIGVPIGFSIFFETAVFSAVTLLMSRFDTVTIAAHQAAINFATTLYMIPLSICISLTILVGFETGSGRQKDARQYAIMGIGLAAILSLATALLLLFAGHHVAGLYSDEPDVISLIQHFLIYAIFFQISDAIATPTQGALRGYKDVNPAFIICFIAYWVIGLPTGYVLATYTDLGAYGYWIGLITGLAIGATLLMSRLVKVQRRYATQYADAQPHHK, via the coding sequence ATGATACAAACCACCTCTTTAAAACAAAAAGCAGGACAATTTTTTCATATTTTATTTCCAATTCTAGTTACACAGATTGCTTTATCAGCCATAACCTTCTTTGATACAAACATGTCGGGTAAATTTGGTACAGCCGATCTGGCAGGTGTCGCAATAGGGACCAGTCTCTGGATTCCTATCCAAACGGGTTTAAGCGGGATTCTTATGGGGATCACCCCCATTGTCTCCCAGCTCATTGGAAGCAAGAAGGATAAGGATGTAGCCTATCAAGTCACACAGGGAATCTGGTTATCACTGATCGTCTCTGTAATTGTTTTACTAATCGGCAGCCTCGCCTTGTCACCTATCCTTAATTTTATGAATTTGGAGCCGACTGTAAGAGATGTTGCATTCCGTTTTCTTAGCGCTATCTCCTTCGGAATTATCCCATTGTTTGGATATACGGTTCTCCGTAGTTGTATAGACGCTCTGGGGCAAACACGCGTGTCCATGTTTATCACACTAATAGCTCTGCCCGTCAATGTTGGCTTGAACTACTTGCTGATCTTCGGGAAATTCGGATTCCCTCGTCTTGGCGGTGTTGGAGCTGGTGTGGCTTCAGCCATCACCTACTGGGTAATATTTTCGGTCGCCCTGCTCTTCATTTATCGATCCGAACCATTTGTAAATCTTAGAATCTTTCGAAAGTTCTACTTTATATCGCTAAAAAGCTTCAAAGACCTACTAAAGATCGGTGTGCCTATCGGCTTCTCGATTTTTTTTGAAACAGCGGTCTTCTCCGCTGTAACCTTATTGATGAGTCGGTTCGATACCGTAACGATTGCAGCTCATCAAGCCGCAATCAATTTTGCGACAACGTTATATATGATTCCGCTCAGTATCTGCATTAGCCTTACCATTCTCGTCGGCTTTGAGACTGGATCTGGCAGACAAAAGGATGCTCGTCAATATGCCATAATGGGAATTGGACTTGCGGCTATACTCTCGCTGGCAACAGCACTCCTGCTCTTATTTGCTGGACACCATGTAGCTGGTTTATACTCTGATGAGCCTGATGTCATTTCTTTAATTCAGCACTTCTTGATCTATGCGATCTTCTTCCAGATCTCTGATGCTATTGCCACACCTACACAAGGGGCACTTCGTGGATATAAGGATGTTAACCCCGCCTTCATTATTTGCTTTATAGCTTATTGGGTTATAGGGCTTCCTACTGGTTATGTGCTTGCGACCTACACAGATTTAGGGGCATACGGTTATTGGATCGGACTTATCACCGGCCTTGCCATCGGCGCCACACTGCTCATGTCTCGGCTTGTCAAAGTTCAACGTCGTTATGCCACACAATATGCAGACGCTCAACCACATCATAAATAA
- the pepF gene encoding oligoendopeptidase F, translating to MEQLLKRSEVPAENRWKLEDVFASQKDWDAEYAEAKSLIKKAADFQGTLDSADALKKCFELDDKLSILTERLYVYAHMRQDEDTANPDYQALSSKAKKLGIEAGEALSFVTPEILALPIEKLEQFIADPDLSAYKFTLTEMKREKAHVLSKAEEALLAQVGNLAQAPQNIFSMLNNADLKFPKIKDEDGKEVELTHGNYIKFLESTDREVRRNAFKAVYDTYRKQKNTIAATLSANVNKNVFYSRIRKYPSVMEMSLYGDNIPKEVYTNLIDTIHESLPLMHRYMKLRQTLLGVDELHMYDLFAPLVDEYKLDITYEEAKKITKEGLKPLGEDYLNVLQKGYDNGWIDVYENENKRSGAYSWGPYGTHPFVLLNHNDNLNSMFTLAHEMGHALHSYFSDNALNYRDAQYTIFLAEVASTTNEALLMDYLLKKSKDPKEKMYLLTYYADQFRTTIFRQTMFAEFEKIIHQRVEEGDSLTPQDLSSIYYDLNVKYYGKEMIIDQDIEMEWARIPHFYNSFYVYKYATGFSAATSFAKQILEEGKPAVDRYLGFLKSGGSDYSINILSKAGVDMSSPEPIREAMSVFEDVITQMEQLTK from the coding sequence ATGGAACAATTATTGAAAAGAAGCGAAGTACCTGCTGAGAATCGTTGGAAGCTTGAAGATGTGTTTGCTTCTCAGAAGGATTGGGATGCAGAATATGCAGAAGCTAAATCCCTAATCAAAAAAGCTGCGGATTTTCAAGGTACACTAGATTCCGCAGATGCTCTAAAAAAATGTTTTGAGCTGGATGACAAGTTGTCCATCCTAACTGAACGACTCTATGTGTATGCACACATGCGTCAGGATGAAGACACAGCTAATCCCGACTACCAAGCTTTGTCCTCCAAAGCGAAAAAGCTTGGTATAGAAGCAGGCGAGGCATTATCTTTTGTAACCCCAGAAATTCTGGCATTGCCTATAGAAAAGTTGGAACAGTTCATCGCTGATCCGGATCTATCCGCTTATAAATTCACTTTAACTGAAATGAAACGTGAAAAAGCTCACGTGCTGTCTAAGGCTGAAGAAGCACTGCTTGCTCAAGTAGGAAATTTAGCGCAAGCGCCTCAGAACATTTTTAGCATGCTGAACAATGCGGATCTAAAATTCCCCAAGATTAAAGATGAGGATGGCAAAGAAGTTGAGCTGACTCATGGCAACTATATCAAGTTTCTAGAAAGTACAGATCGTGAAGTTCGCCGAAATGCTTTTAAAGCAGTCTACGATACCTACCGGAAGCAAAAGAATACTATCGCAGCAACGCTTAGCGCCAATGTGAATAAGAATGTGTTTTACTCACGGATTCGCAAGTATCCTTCTGTAATGGAAATGTCGCTGTATGGCGATAACATTCCTAAAGAGGTTTACACCAACTTGATTGACACGATACACGAAAGCCTTCCATTGATGCATCGTTATATGAAACTGCGTCAGACGCTGCTAGGTGTCGATGAGCTACATATGTATGATCTGTTTGCACCACTTGTTGATGAATATAAATTAGATATCACCTATGAAGAAGCCAAGAAAATCACTAAAGAGGGTCTCAAACCGCTGGGTGAAGATTATCTGAATGTGCTGCAAAAAGGCTACGACAACGGATGGATCGATGTCTATGAGAACGAGAACAAACGGTCCGGGGCTTACAGCTGGGGGCCATATGGTACGCATCCTTTCGTACTGTTGAACCATAATGATAATCTTAACAGTATGTTTACACTGGCGCATGAGATGGGCCATGCATTACACTCGTATTTTTCGGATAACGCTCTGAATTATCGGGATGCGCAATATACTATTTTCCTGGCAGAGGTTGCTTCTACTACCAATGAAGCGTTGCTTATGGATTATTTACTTAAAAAGTCTAAAGATCCTAAGGAAAAAATGTATTTGCTTACCTACTATGCTGATCAGTTCCGTACAACGATTTTCCGGCAAACGATGTTCGCTGAATTCGAGAAAATCATCCATCAGCGTGTTGAAGAGGGCGATTCGCTTACTCCACAAGATCTTTCGAGTATCTATTACGATCTGAATGTCAAATACTACGGCAAAGAAATGATTATAGATCAGGATATCGAGATGGAATGGGCACGGATCCCGCATTTTTATAACAGTTTCTATGTTTACAAATACGCAACCGGCTTCTCAGCGGCGACTAGCTTTGCCAAACAAATTCTTGAAGAAGGCAAACCAGCAGTAGATCGGTACCTCGGCTTCTTGAAGAGTGGTGGCAGTGACTACTCGATTAATATTCTGTCTAAAGCTGGTGTTGACATGTCTTCTCCTGAACCAATTCGCGAAGCGATGAGTGTATTCGAAGATGTTATCACTCAAATGGAACAGTTGACCAAATAA
- a CDS encoding lipopolysaccharide assembly protein LapA domain-containing protein — protein MKIQWSLIAGLIFALLTAIFAVINVDPVQVNFGFDVVNIPLILVILGCALIGGIIVGSYGIFRQYKLQKQIKSMTAELTKLRDASSSTDSLNLDNDSLSGGFQP, from the coding sequence ATGAAAATTCAATGGTCACTAATTGCGGGTCTAATCTTCGCACTGCTAACAGCTATATTTGCAGTCATCAACGTGGATCCGGTTCAGGTCAACTTCGGTTTTGATGTAGTTAATATACCGCTCATTCTTGTTATCCTTGGCTGTGCCCTTATTGGCGGTATCATTGTTGGCTCGTACGGAATTTTCCGTCAGTATAAGCTGCAAAAACAAATTAAAAGCATGACAGCTGAGCTAACTAAGCTTCGTGATGCCAGTTCTTCAACGGATTCTTTAAATCTAGACAATGATAGTTTATCGGGAGGATTTCAACCATGA